The Lycium barbarum isolate Lr01 chromosome 12, ASM1917538v2, whole genome shotgun sequence genome includes a region encoding these proteins:
- the LOC132621692 gene encoding nuclear transport factor 2B-like, producing the protein MDPDSVSKAFVDHYYSTFDTNRAGLANLYQENSMLNFEGQKYQGAQSIAGKLTSLPFQQCKHHINTVDCQPSGPAGGMLVFVSGNLSLPGEQHALKFSQMFHLIPTPQGSFYVQNDIFRLNYA; encoded by the exons ATGGATCCCGACAGCGTGTCAAAAGCATTTGTGGATCACTACTACTCCACCTTCGATACCAATCGTGCTGGGCTTGCTAACCTTTACCAGGAAAACTCTATGTTGAATTTTGAAGGTCAGAAATATCAGGGTGCTCAAAGCATTGCAGGTAAGCTGACTAGTCTCCCTTTCCAGCAGTGCAAGCATCACATCAACACTGTTGATTGTCAGCCTTCTGGTCCTGCTGGTGGTATGCTTGTCTTTGTTAGTGGCAATCTTAGCCTCCCCGGTGAACAACACGCGCTCAAGTTCAGTCAG ATGTTTCACTTGATTCCAACACCTCAAGGAAGTTTCTATGTGCAGAATGACATATTTCGCTTGAACTATGCTTGA
- the LOC132621693 gene encoding uncharacterized protein LOC132621693 yields MNDWAGPIIATSLFAFLSPGLLFQMPGKITPVDFMNMKTSWVSVLVHAILFGLLLILVLVVLDLHLYV; encoded by the coding sequence ATGAATGATTGGGCTGGTCCGATTATAGCAACATCGCTATTTGCATTTCTATCACCGGGATTACTGTTTCAAATGCCAGGGAAGATTACGCCAGTTGATTTCATGAACATGAAGACCAGTTGGGTTTCTGTTTTGGTTCATGCTATCCTCTTTGGTTTGCTTCTTATTCTTGTCCTTGTTGTTCTCGATCTCCATCTCTATGTTTAA
- the LOC132622102 gene encoding uncharacterized protein LOC132622102 → MGTDWAPSLIAVGLFIILSPGLLFQLPSRTRFCEFGNMYTSGISVLVHAILYFCIFTLCIIAFNLHIWSDFSFPPIKL, encoded by the coding sequence ATGGGAACAGATTGGGCGCCGTCGCTAATAGCGGTTGGATTGTTCATAATATTGTCACCGGGACTGCTATTCCAGCTTCCTTCAAGAACAAGATTCTGCGAGTTTGGGAATATGTACACCAGTGGGATTTCAGTACTTGTTCATGCCATCTTATACTTTTGTATATTTACCCTTTGTATTATCGCCTTTAATCTCCACATATGGTCCGATTTTTCCTTCCCTCCAATCAAGCTTTAG
- the LOC132622101 gene encoding uncharacterized protein LOC132622101: MESSRKRFGLTKRKLVKSLYRAAAAPKPSPAIQYGSSSSRVPNYPSEGFDVNQVDRPSTIHHHHNDHQQPKQNLVPYNPNSTTFSSSSAGVDFIMNQEQVTIPHKPKISFYISPTPESTDREYSNSSTTATTYSNYAKVDNENVDLKAANYISSVQERFRLERINSERKAHYFSHSQEPVLQLQQ; the protein is encoded by the coding sequence ATGGAATCGAGCCGCAAGCGATTCGGGCTCACCAAAAGGAAGCTGGTGAAGTCTTTGTACCGAGCAGCAGCAGCACCTAAACCTTCTCCAGCGATTCAATATGGGAGCAGTAGCAGTAGGGTCCCAAATTATCCCTCCGAGGGCTTCGACGTGAATCAAGTAGACCGTCCTTCAActattcatcatcatcataatgatCATCAGCAGCCAAAGCAAAATCTGGTCCCTTATAATCCAAATAGTACTACCTTCTCATCAAGTAGTGCGGGAGTAGATTTCATAATGAACCAGGAGCAAGTAACCATTCCACACAAGCCCAAAATTTCATTTTACATTTCACCCACGCCCGAGAGTACTGATCGAGAGTACTCTAACAGTAGTACTACTGCTACTACTTATAGTAATTATGCCAAGGTTGACAACGAAAACGTAGATCTAAAAGCAGCGAACTATATATCAAGTGTTCAGGAGCGTTTTAGGCTTGAACGTATCAACTCTGAACGGAAGGCGCACTACTTTTCACATTCTCAAGAGCCTGTGTTGCAGCTTCAGCAGTAA